The following proteins are encoded in a genomic region of Oceanisphaera profunda:
- a CDS encoding SprT family zinc-dependent metalloprotease, translated as MTSDIQQRIITRVNDCMQLAATELAREFAPPLVRFNQGGRIAGSAWLERWELRFNPVLLADNEAEFMDEIVPHEVAHLVTFACFGKVKPHGREWQHIMQSVFGLTPRTRHRLDTSKVAPTFSYQCACRSHQLTLRRHNKIMRAQQRYLCLHCNELLQKTLAPRALLKTKPDQDPR; from the coding sequence ATGACCTCTGATATACAACAACGGATCATTACTCGCGTTAATGACTGCATGCAGTTGGCCGCAACAGAGCTGGCGCGCGAGTTTGCCCCACCTTTGGTGCGCTTTAATCAAGGCGGGCGCATTGCGGGCTCCGCTTGGCTAGAGCGTTGGGAGCTGCGCTTTAATCCGGTGCTGTTGGCAGATAATGAAGCGGAGTTTATGGACGAAATTGTGCCTCATGAAGTGGCGCACTTGGTCACCTTCGCCTGCTTTGGCAAGGTTAAACCCCACGGGCGCGAGTGGCAGCATATTATGCAATCGGTGTTTGGACTCACCCCCCGCACTCGCCATCGGTTAGATACCAGCAAGGTTGCCCCCACTTTTAGTTATCAGTGTGCTTGTCGTAGTCACCAATTGACGCTTAGGCGCCACAACAAGATAATGCGCGCCCAGCAGCGCTATCTGTGCCTGCACTGTAATGAACTGTTACAAAAAACATTAGCGCCAAGAGCCCTGCTAAAAACAAAACCAGATCAAGATCCGCGTTAG
- a CDS encoding endonuclease/exonuclease/phosphatase family protein, with amino-acid sequence MNILCTLRRYSTAAIFAVCGVLLPTLSVYASDIVVGSWNIQRLGHGNQKNFAALAAIANRVDLLAVQEVMTEDGIAQLEATLEKQTGEPWDHMISHALGNNSYKEMYGFIWRKSAVEYSEGAGLYLDKENNFAREPYSAKFKSLRDNSELAIGTVHIVYGKSVKDRTPEIKALVDYWEWMRDTYPNTPLVLAGDFNLDQAHAAWAPLKKFARPLLTKDANGASTLSEKPGQYANLYDNIWIERDSDLKVTQADIIDYPKLIGWDHSKSRKHVSDHAPIYMALGNSKFDNATASLAPFSASTVTNTSASSNAKPVAANSQQPVKGAVRGNSNSKPKLFHRPDCPSYNKIVEKNRVPFDSVEAAIAAGYRIAKNCP; translated from the coding sequence ATGAACATTTTATGTACCTTACGTCGCTATAGTACCGCGGCTATTTTTGCTGTCTGCGGGGTGTTACTCCCTACTTTAAGTGTCTACGCCAGTGATATTGTGGTGGGCTCTTGGAACATTCAACGCTTAGGCCACGGTAATCAAAAAAACTTTGCCGCCTTGGCCGCCATTGCTAATAGAGTGGACTTATTGGCAGTACAAGAAGTAATGACCGAAGACGGCATTGCCCAGCTTGAAGCGACGTTAGAAAAACAGACTGGGGAGCCATGGGATCATATGATCTCTCATGCCTTGGGCAACAACAGTTATAAAGAGATGTACGGCTTTATCTGGCGCAAATCGGCCGTTGAATACAGCGAAGGCGCGGGGCTATATCTGGATAAAGAAAACAATTTCGCGCGCGAACCCTACTCTGCCAAATTTAAATCACTGCGCGATAACAGCGAGCTGGCCATCGGTACCGTACATATTGTGTACGGCAAGAGCGTGAAAGATCGCACTCCAGAAATCAAAGCATTGGTAGATTACTGGGAGTGGATGAGAGATACCTACCCCAATACGCCGTTGGTATTGGCCGGTGACTTTAATCTTGACCAAGCACACGCCGCTTGGGCACCCTTGAAGAAGTTTGCTCGGCCTTTACTAACCAAAGACGCGAATGGCGCCTCCACCTTGTCGGAGAAGCCGGGCCAGTACGCCAATCTTTACGACAATATCTGGATTGAGCGAGACAGTGATTTAAAAGTAACACAAGCCGATATCATTGATTATCCAAAGCTAATCGGTTGGGACCACAGTAAAAGCCGTAAGCACGTTTCCGATCATGCGCCTATTTATATGGCGCTCGGTAATAGCAAATTTGATAACGCCACCGCCAGCCTAGCGCCGTTTTCTGCAAGTACTGTGACAAACACCAGTGCTAGCAGCAATGCCAAACCGGTAGCGGCTAACAGTCAACAGCCTGTAAAAGGCGCAGTTCGCGGTAATAGTAATAGTAAACCGAAACTTTTTCATCGTCCCGACTGCCCCAGCTATAACAAAATCGTCGAGAAAAACAGAGTGCCATTTGACAGTGTAGAAGCGGCCATCGCAGCCGGTTATCGTATTGCGAAAAACTGCCCATAG
- the rsmE gene encoding 16S rRNA (uracil(1498)-N(3))-methyltransferase, translating to MRIPRIYEAVDLRSGLALPLSDEAANHVGRVLRMQVGQALVLFNGQGGQYAAEITHADKKSVQVLVGEFDAYDCESPLPFHLGQVISRGEKMEFTIQKSVELGVNVITPLFSSRCGVKLTGERLEKKIQQWQSIAIAACEQCGRNRVPEIRPAMQLHDWLAEQTDDLKLNLHPKAEFSVNTLPAPQAGVRLLIGPEGGLSDEEISQANSQDFIDILLGPRVLRTETAALTAITALQCRFGDLA from the coding sequence ATGCGTATACCCCGAATTTATGAAGCCGTGGATCTGCGCTCAGGCTTGGCGCTGCCACTCTCAGACGAAGCCGCCAATCATGTGGGCCGCGTACTGCGCATGCAAGTTGGCCAAGCACTGGTGCTATTTAATGGCCAAGGCGGTCAATACGCCGCCGAAATCACCCACGCCGATAAAAAATCGGTGCAGGTATTGGTCGGTGAATTTGACGCTTATGATTGCGAGTCGCCCTTGCCCTTTCATTTAGGGCAGGTGATCAGCCGCGGCGAGAAAATGGAATTCACCATTCAAAAGTCAGTGGAGCTGGGCGTGAATGTGATAACACCGCTATTTTCCAGCCGCTGTGGCGTTAAGTTGACCGGTGAGCGCTTAGAGAAAAAAATTCAGCAATGGCAGAGCATCGCCATTGCCGCTTGTGAGCAGTGTGGCCGTAATCGGGTACCAGAAATACGCCCCGCCATGCAGTTGCATGACTGGCTCGCCGAACAAACTGACGATCTTAAGCTTAATTTGCACCCTAAAGCTGAGTTCAGCGTGAATACCCTGCCTGCACCTCAAGCTGGTGTACGCCTATTGATAGGCCCAGAGGGGGGCTTGTCTGATGAAGAAATTAGTCAGGCCAACAGCCAAGACTTTATTGATATTTTGCTCGGCCCCCGGGTGCTGAGAACCGAAACCGCGGCGTTAACCGCCATTACCGCTTTGCAATGCCGATTTGGAGATCTTGCATGA